From Bacteroidota bacterium, one genomic window encodes:
- a CDS encoding metal-dependent hydrolase, which translates to MDSLTHTVLGACAGEALAGRKLGKKAMLWGALANNLPDIDVITSGWMNQADSLLAHRGFTHSILFALLMTPILAWWFKRTVKNEQMSFQNWLILWGSGLFFHIGIDALTAYGTGWFEPFNHHRVSFNILFVADPFYTISLLIASIALLVLKSSSNYRKFWMRFGLLISSVYILYAFSNKYSIDKTSRQNFSEQNINEVNYFTTPTPLNNWLWFIVAKTDSGYYTGYRSLFDKTEHIDFTYIARQDSLLQQYKSNDEVQKLIRFSKGYYCVEAMGDTVLLSDLRFGQITDWKNGKSHFVFRYALNNNVNNDLIIQKGRMEGSGKEALEALIERVKGY; encoded by the coding sequence ATGGATTCACTGACTCATACTGTCCTGGGTGCCTGTGCCGGAGAAGCACTGGCAGGCCGGAAACTAGGAAAAAAAGCAATGCTTTGGGGTGCACTTGCCAATAACCTTCCGGATATTGATGTGATTACTTCCGGTTGGATGAACCAGGCGGATTCCCTGCTTGCCCATCGTGGATTTACGCATTCCATTTTGTTTGCTCTCCTGATGACTCCAATTCTGGCCTGGTGGTTCAAACGAACAGTGAAAAATGAACAGATGTCCTTTCAGAACTGGTTGATTTTATGGGGCAGCGGTTTGTTTTTTCATATCGGAATAGACGCATTGACAGCCTATGGTACAGGATGGTTTGAGCCTTTCAATCATCATCGTGTTTCTTTCAACATTCTATTTGTGGCTGATCCATTTTACACGATTAGTTTGCTCATTGCAAGTATCGCTTTGCTTGTACTGAAGAGCTCCAGCAATTACAGAAAATTCTGGATGCGTTTTGGTTTGCTAATTTCCAGCGTTTATATACTGTATGCTTTCAGCAATAAATACAGTATCGACAAAACATCCAGACAAAATTTCAGTGAACAAAATATCAATGAAGTAAATTATTTCACAACTCCTACTCCACTCAACAACTGGCTCTGGTTCATTGTCGCGAAAACAGATTCAGGATATTATACCGGATATCGTTCCTTGTTCGACAAAACAGAACACATTGATTTTACTTATATAGCCAGACAAGATTCTTTGTTGCAGCAATATAAATCCAATGATGAAGTTCAAAAACTCATCCGTTTTTCAAAAGGATATTACTGTGTCGAAGCAATGGGTGATACCGTTCTGCTGAGCGATCTTCGATTTGGCCAGATTACAGATTGGAAAAACGGAAAATCACATTTCGTATTCCGCTATGCACTTAATAACAATGTGAACAACGATCTGATTATTCAAAAAGGAAGAATGGAAGGATCGGGGAAAGAAGCGCTGGAGGCTTTGATTGAGAGGGTAAAAGGTTATTAG
- a CDS encoding T9SS type A sorting domain-containing protein encodes MKKLLTFFALFPAMLWAQTFSNTNWTQIPNTNTDIFIPIQVSGLPTSINTSYGLGAVCLKITHQFSADLQVRLQSPDGKQVLLVDTKGGNGNGYPNTCFTENATGGWIQLAAPPFNGSYFPQESVNIFNDNSDPNGTWNLVLRDVFTPADTGSFHYVNITFMMNPPADPTQSNSACSSANPGGCQCPDGLSTDCDLLPDMTASAMCIANGHQEFAGNITLSNATPNIGWGPLEIHGTNSCYCDSVPVPCSTTTCPDGSYPKELISQRIYHKDGNSMTFFDRPAGTMTYHPSHGHVHVDNWADFSLRRATPDPDARNWPRIGEGNKQSFCLVNLGDCDSDFGYCVDSAGNPLSKANIANSDFGSVTGCSRDQGIYVGNLDIYSSSLNGMGIILPATICNGDYYIVSITDPENNMLESNDDNNWVTVPISLTQQSAGSFPLAGYTYTVSNTTVNFMATAAGADSLKWSWGDGSPVEMTSGTAITHDFPGIGTYIVSLYAYNQCGPTVTIDTISIQSTVGINPVGSVVSFKSYPNPSKGVFNVTYSLVNAGKVDIELTDALGQSIAVLSSSDQLAGKYQIEVDPHRYNLHSGVYLVKLLSGSKSQVIRMVIL; translated from the coding sequence ATGAAGAAACTCCTTACATTCTTTGCTCTTTTTCCGGCAATGTTATGGGCTCAAACCTTTAGCAACACCAACTGGACCCAGATCCCGAACACTAATACGGATATTTTTATCCCTATCCAGGTTTCCGGATTGCCAACGTCCATCAATACCAGTTATGGTCTTGGAGCGGTTTGCCTGAAAATTACACATCAGTTTTCTGCTGACCTCCAGGTAAGACTCCAAAGTCCGGACGGTAAACAGGTACTTCTTGTTGACACAAAGGGAGGAAATGGGAACGGATATCCGAACACCTGTTTCACGGAAAATGCAACCGGAGGCTGGATTCAGCTTGCTGCGCCACCATTTAATGGTTCTTATTTCCCCCAGGAATCGGTGAATATTTTCAATGATAATTCCGACCCGAATGGTACCTGGAACCTCGTTCTGAGAGACGTTTTTACTCCTGCTGATACAGGCTCTTTTCATTATGTGAACATCACCTTTATGATGAATCCTCCTGCTGATCCTACACAAAGCAATAGTGCCTGCAGTAGTGCAAATCCAGGTGGTTGTCAGTGTCCGGATGGTTTGTCAACTGATTGTGATTTGCTACCCGATATGACTGCTTCAGCAATGTGTATTGCAAATGGACATCAGGAATTTGCCGGAAATATCACACTCAGCAATGCAACACCAAATATTGGTTGGGGCCCGCTGGAAATTCATGGAACCAATTCATGCTATTGTGATTCTGTTCCTGTTCCCTGTTCAACAACAACCTGTCCTGATGGCTCTTATCCGAAAGAACTTATTTCTCAAAGGATCTATCACAAAGATGGAAATTCGATGACGTTTTTTGATCGCCCTGCAGGTACTATGACTTATCACCCTTCACATGGTCACGTACACGTTGACAATTGGGCGGATTTCTCCCTGCGTCGAGCTACTCCTGATCCGGATGCACGCAACTGGCCACGAATCGGCGAAGGCAATAAACAGAGTTTTTGCCTGGTGAATCTTGGTGATTGTGATTCCGATTTCGGCTACTGCGTTGACTCTGCAGGAAACCCGCTTTCTAAAGCGAACATTGCCAATTCGGATTTTGGATCCGTAACCGGTTGTTCCCGTGACCAGGGAATTTATGTAGGGAATCTGGACATCTACAGTTCCAGCCTCAATGGAATGGGAATCATTTTACCTGCAACAATTTGTAATGGTGATTATTACATCGTTTCAATTACAGATCCTGAAAATAACATGCTGGAATCAAATGACGATAACAACTGGGTGACTGTTCCTATTTCACTGACTCAGCAATCAGCTGGTTCATTTCCGTTGGCAGGTTATACATATACTGTAAGCAATACCACTGTGAATTTCATGGCTACCGCTGCAGGTGCTGATTCACTGAAATGGTCTTGGGGTGATGGATCACCTGTAGAAATGACATCCGGAACTGCAATCACACATGATTTCCCCGGAATCGGAACCTACATTGTTTCCCTATATGCTTACAATCAGTGTGGACCAACGGTCACTATTGATACGATCTCAATTCAGTCAACTGTTGGTATCAACCCTGTCGGTTCAGTAGTTTCTTTTAAATCTTATCCCAATCCTTCCAAAGGTGTGTTTAATGTAACTTATTCCCTGGTGAATGCAGGCAAAGTCGACATTGAACTTACGGATGCATTGGGGCAGTCTATTGCTGTTCTTTCCTCATCCGACCAATTAGCGGGAAAATATCAAATAGAGGTGGATCCTCATAGATACAATCTGCATTCCGGTGTTTACCTGGTTAAACTACTTTCCGGTTCTAAAAGTCAGGTAATACGGATGGTAATTCTCTGA
- a CDS encoding DUF3127 domain-containing protein, producing MQITGILKVKKSEQVVNDRFKKREFVLTDNSSQYPQHISFQLTQDRCGLLDSVQPGENITVHFNLRGREWTSPQGEIKYFNTLEAWKIDKAGASTGGEFNQSVPDYESMPAPAKDDLPF from the coding sequence ATGCAAATTACCGGTATACTTAAAGTAAAGAAATCCGAGCAGGTCGTGAACGACCGATTTAAAAAGAGAGAATTTGTCCTGACTGACAATTCCTCACAGTATCCTCAGCACATCAGTTTCCAGCTGACGCAAGATCGTTGCGGTCTTTTGGATTCAGTGCAACCGGGTGAAAATATTACAGTTCATTTCAATCTTCGCGGACGTGAATGGACCAGCCCTCAGGGGGAGATCAAATATTTCAATACTCTTGAAGCATGGAAAATCGACAAAGCCGGTGCATCCACAGGTGGAGAATTCAACCAGTCGGTTCCGGATTATGAAAGTATGCCGGCTCCTGCGAAAGATGATTTGCCTTTCTAA
- a CDS encoding FKBP-type peptidyl-prolyl cis-trans isomerase: MQIANNKVVTVTYRLQANLPTEEKRHIETADASSPLRFLYGVGMMIPGFERGLEGKGSGDSFDFVIEAMDAYGDADETAVISLPIDIFKVEDVIDFEILKIGNVLPMSDNQGNVLNGRVLGYDEKTVKMDFNHPLAGHTLHFSGEIVDVREATEEEISHGHVH, encoded by the coding sequence ATGCAAATTGCGAATAATAAAGTTGTTACCGTTACTTATCGGTTACAGGCCAATCTTCCGACAGAAGAAAAGAGACACATTGAAACGGCGGATGCTTCATCACCACTTCGCTTTCTTTATGGAGTAGGAATGATGATTCCAGGATTTGAAAGAGGCCTTGAAGGAAAAGGTTCCGGTGACTCTTTCGATTTCGTAATCGAAGCGATGGACGCTTATGGCGACGCGGATGAAACTGCTGTGATCAGTCTGCCAATTGATATTTTCAAAGTAGAAGATGTGATCGATTTTGAAATTTTAAAAATCGGAAACGTCCTGCCGATGAGTGACAACCAGGGGAATGTCCTGAATGGACGTGTTCTGGGTTATGATGAAAAAACTGTTAAAATGGATTTCAATCATCCACTTGCCGGACACACTCTTCATTTTTCAGGAGAAATTGTTGATGTTCGTGAAGCAACTGAAGAGGAAATCTCTCACGGCCACGTTCACTAA